From Aricia agestis chromosome 1, ilAriAges1.1, whole genome shotgun sequence:
CCAGGACGAAGATGACCGTTCTGGCCGCCCTGGCCGGTCTCTACCCTCCGAATCGTCAGCAGAAGTGGAACTACTACCTCAACTGGCAGCCCATTCCTTACGACACGAGAACCGTGACCGAGGATGATGTGAGTAAGCGTTAGCTTGACCGTTTAATGCGTAGCACTTAAAGACCAACTAATGAATACCacacaatatattattcaaaacagaatattataataattgaaagagctcaaaaaatattataatatatttcttaaagCTTTTTCTTCAATATGATACAAAGGTTTTATTGTTCTAGCTGTCAGTATACAAGAGCTGCCCCAAATACGCAAGCATAAAGACTAAAGTCTACGATGTACCTGAAGTGCACGAGAGGATTGAAGAGAATCGAGAATTCCTTAAGAATTTGAGCTCAAACGCGGGCTACGAGTTCAAGGGAACGTCAGACATGTATTTCTTTAACAACCTGGTTCACAGCTTGGTAAGTAGAAATAATTCGGATAATGGACGTCCGTAACGGAATGAATCGAACTAGGCTTGATACGCTACTGTCTATAGAATCTAGCTGCATTTTTAAACGTGATAAGCAtagatgaaaatattaattttagcgTATCTCGCGTCAGACGAaatttaatcatattattatacttgttTCAGGAAAACGTGGGAGTGAAACTGCCCCAGTGGGTGCAAGATGCTAAACCAAAAATTACGGAACTGACAAGTTTAGAATTCGAGTGTGAATTCTACACTCCAGAACTGAAGAGAATGGGAGGAGGTACAGTGacctaaaatacatttttacccGTACATACACTAAAAAGTAAGGACCCTATTATTGTGTGGTGTgttgttatatttaaattgcATGAAGGATTACCGAATCGTCAATATTTTACGCCCTTAAATAAAGGGAGATTTCGGTTatgttgacgtgggagagccatgcttcggcacgaataggccggctcgaccggagaaataccacgggctcacagaaaaccggcgtgaaacagcgcttgcgctgtgttgcgCCGAGTGAgagagttcaccggaggcccaatcccctacacttttcccttccctaccctctcctatttccttccctacccttacctattcccttccctacgctcccctattaccctatcccctttaaaaggccggcaacgcacctgcagctcttctgatgctgcaagtgtccatgggcgacggaagttgttttccatcaggtgacccgttggttcgtttgccccttatttcataaaaaaaaatctaaatgtattTCTGTTAAATATCCAAAAACAAAGACGAAACGACTGCATGACACATCTTTTGCAGGAGTTGCTTTGGGCGAGTTCGTGGAGGCGAGCCGCGCGATAATGTCGGGCGACAGCTCGCAGCCCAAGGTGCACCTGCTGTCGGCGCACGAGAACTCCGTGGCGGGCTTCATGGCGGCCGCCGGCGTCTTCACCAAGCCCCACCAGCCCAGCTACGGCGCCACCTTCTCCCTCGAGCTGCGCCGCAACGTCACCACCAGCAAATACGGAGTCATGGTTtgttattttttgcaaaaaaaaaaaaccggtggAACAACTTTGAGAGAATccattattaaaaaagaatCGCCTGAAGTCAGACATAAGCAAAGTCAAGTTTGATAATAATGTGGATGATCCATACAATCGTTAGGCGCCATCATTTTCTTGTGCGTATCGAATAGCAATGTCATCAAATGCGTCGGAATTTTTGAAACAGGCATAATTTTTTTagtgacatattttatttttcgtaacattttaaactttttcaGGCCGTGTACTCCGCCCAGCCCGGAGGTCCTGGAGTGCAGTTGCCCATCCCGGGGTGCGAGGGACAGACCCTGTGTGACTTCGACACTTACCTGGACCTCAGAAAGGACATCTACATTTCACGCGACGAATACAAAAAGGAGTGCGGTGCCCAGTAAATTatagtgttttgtttttatattgttaatttttaataaaacgttacgaattactattgtttatttaatatcttttagtTATCATATCAAAGATTAGAATAGGTACCTATCACTTTTCAATATAGAAATATGAGCTTGTTGTATTACCCGttggaattataaaaaaaaaatcaagtgatTATGTGTGTGAAATAAATGTTATAACTCTGTATCTATCTCACATTTTCGGGTCGTGGCGTCATTT
This genomic window contains:
- the LOC121729299 gene encoding venom acid phosphatase Acph-1-like, whose translation is MFVRLVCVLALVAVGIEAQRNVNNLRRRPTRVNVRQRNLARNSTIDDGEIKLAFVIFRHGDRTSGPEEIKRFPSAHLNNSVFYPYGEKGLTNEGKRHAYNVGEYLRKRYDGFLSELYLPEEISIRTTDFARTKMTVLAALAGLYPPNRQQKWNYYLNWQPIPYDTRTVTEDDLSVYKSCPKYASIKTKVYDVPEVHERIEENREFLKNLSSNAGYEFKGTSDMYFFNNLVHSLENVGVKLPQWVQDAKPKITELTSLEFECEFYTPELKRMGGGVALGEFVEASRAIMSGDSSQPKVHLLSAHENSVAGFMAAAGVFTKPHQPSYGATFSLELRRNVTTSKYGVMAVYSAQPGGPGVQLPIPGCEGQTLCDFDTYLDLRKDIYISRDEYKKECGAQ